The Leptolyngbya sp. CCY15150 genome contains a region encoding:
- a CDS encoding circadian clock KaiB family protein codes for MQESIIPSSYKGIVLFTPGGDVIYAIDEHKQDRWHLQLCAALQELLGLPEPPHFLVPCFTATIDCWLDPRSQTRCQAAEMSPMVQRYQPLLNMLFYSLDLQWSVLPNPGPGCDPAVLMTYRSRFPELWQSHDLVVKLDDSLRRSRFPQAEPWLSSNPTPSSPQGYVFRLFVSGQSLVTEQVLQSLHQVLERSLQRPYTLKIVDVKKHPEIAELNQITATPTLVRIWPKPVKRVVGDLNSVGKILQDMTSAF; via the coding sequence TCTATGCCATCGATGAACATAAGCAAGATCGGTGGCACTTGCAGCTTTGTGCTGCGCTGCAGGAGCTGCTGGGGTTGCCAGAGCCGCCTCACTTCTTGGTGCCTTGTTTTACGGCAACCATTGACTGCTGGCTGGATCCTAGAAGCCAAACTCGCTGCCAAGCGGCAGAGATGTCGCCCATGGTGCAGCGATACCAGCCCTTACTGAATATGCTGTTTTACAGCTTGGATTTGCAATGGTCGGTTTTGCCGAATCCTGGGCCAGGCTGTGATCCGGCTGTTTTGATGACCTATCGATCGCGCTTTCCAGAACTTTGGCAATCCCACGATCTAGTCGTCAAGCTCGATGATTCCCTAAGGCGATCGCGCTTCCCTCAGGCAGAACCCTGGCTATCCAGCAACCCCACCCCCAGTTCTCCCCAAGGCTATGTGTTTCGCCTGTTTGTCAGCGGACAGAGTCTAGTCACCGAGCAAGTTTTGCAAAGCCTCCATCAGGTCTTAGAGCGATCGCTGCAGCGCCCCTACACCCTAAAAATTGTCGATGTGAAAAAGCATCCAGAGATTGCCGAGCTCAATCAAATTACGGCAACGCCGACCCTAGTGCGCATCTGGCCCAAGCCGGTGAAACGGGTGGTGGGTGATCTCAATAGCGTCGGTAAAATTCTGCAAGACATGACCTCCGCCTTTTAG